A single genomic interval of Canis lupus dingo isolate Sandy chromosome 6, ASM325472v2, whole genome shotgun sequence harbors:
- the ANKRD61 gene encoding ankyrin repeat domain-containing protein 61 isoform X2: protein MGNITRRGSRELAAEGTKPPEEGPPAALHTRLYEAIMREDRSAIQALLRSHPVNQPMTILANSISYRVLLNQTQSIIPIHLAVEFCKAQSLLCLLEHGADPEVRDTRGLTTLHLMLLHWPIISTIRTKPGNRIQRILTDIQNNAMMCLRILCEHGAQVNAQVDNSNKHSPLHLAITYGTYPVLSILVQNGAYVNAINESSMTPLHMAANILNKEMMEMLIACGANVNCAISSTGNTALKLAVCTASSKAGRLLAAGVSCIRLLLIHGAKVNARDHKGQTAIHEACFGGREAIINLLLEFEANVNILTRNGESPIYMYLQRSSNIRDTGLLAKLFYRSYPLRLTNNQGILPAGIMLPEFHLLRENLIKLSQKPLSLEDICKRNIRNIYGEKYKQHLKQLLPVQIWNSLYGYYDLAYLLI, encoded by the exons ATGGGAAACATAACcaggagaggcagcagggagcTGGCTGCAGAGGGCACCAAGCCCCCAGAAGAAGGCCCACCTGCGGCACTCCACACCAGGCTCTATGAGGCCATCATGAGGGAGGACCGCTCGGCAATCCAGGCGCTCCTGAGGAGCCACCCAGTCAACCAGCCTATGACCATCCTGGCCAACTCCATCAGCTACCGAGTACTTCTGAACCAG ACACAGTCCATCATCCCCATTCATCTGGCTGTCGAATTCTGCAAGGCACAAAGTTTGCTTTGTTTGTTAGAACATGGGGCTGACCCAGAAGTAAG GGACACAAGAGGCCTCACCACACTTCACCTGATGTTACTGCACTGGCCAATCATTTCTACCATACGGACAAAACCGGGGAACAGAATCCAAAGGATCCTGACAGACATTCAGAATAATGCTATGATGTGTCTCCGCATTTTGTGTGAACACGGAGCTCAAGTCAACGCTCAAGTAGACAATAGCAACAAACATTCACCCCTTCACCTGGCCATAACCTATGGGACCTATCCAGTTCTCTCTATTTTAGTCCAAAATGGTGCCTACGTCAATGCCATTAACGAATCCAGCATGACACCCCTTCACATGGCTGCCAACATCCTGAATAAGGAGATGATGGAAATGCTGATAGCCTGTGGCGCAAACGTTAACTGTGCCATCTCCTCCACAGGGAATACAGCCCTCAAGCTGGCAGTGTGCACCGCATCCAGCAAAGCCGGCCGACTGCTGGCAGCAGGGGTGAGCTGCATCCGTTTGCTGCTAATTCATGGAGCCAAAGTAAATGCCCGGGACCATAAAGGTCAAACAGCTATCCATGAGGCATGTTTTGGAGGCAGAGAGGCAATAATCAATCTCCTGCTTGAATTTGAAGCAAACGTTAACATATTAACAAGAAATGGGGAGTCTCCGATATACATGTACCTCCAGCGAAGTTCCAACATCAGGGACACAGGGCTTCTCGCCAAGCTATTTTACCGCTCTTATCCTTTAAGACTAACCAATAACCAAGGGATTCTACCTGCAGGAATCATGCTGCCAGAATTCCACCTCTTAAGGGAAAACCTAATAAAGTTATCTCAAAAACCCTTATCCCTAGAGGACATCTGTAAAAGAAACATCAGAAATATTTACGGTGAGAAATACAAACAACACTTAAAGCAACTTCTCCCAGTGCAGATCTGGAACTCACTATATGGTTATTATGACTTAGCTTACCTCTTGATATAG
- the AIMP2 gene encoding aminoacyl tRNA synthase complex-interacting multifunctional protein 2 isoform X3, with protein sequence MIQTPDADVDVTNIIQADEPAAFSTGTLDLNSVLGKDYGALKDIVINANPASPPLSLLVLHRLLCDHYRVLSTVHTHSAVKSVPENLLKCFGEQTKNQPRHEYQLGFTLIWKNVPKTQMKFSVQTMCPIEGEGNIARFLFSLFGQKQNAVNLTLIDSWVDIAIFQLKEGSSKEKAAVFRSMNSALGKSPWLVGNELTVADVVLWSVLQQTGSCNVTVPANVQKWMRACENLAPFNTALKLLK encoded by the exons ATGATTCAGACACCAGATGCAGATGTGGATGTAACCAACATAATCCAGGCTGATGAGCCTGCTGCTTTCTCGACCGGCACATTGGATTTAAATTCGGTGCTCGGAAAG GATTACGGGGCTCTGAAAGACATCGTGATCAATGCAaaccccgcctcccctcccctgtccctgctcGTGCTGCACAGGCTGCTGTGTGACCACTACAGGGTCCTGTCCACCGTCCACACACACTCTGCAGTCAAAAGCGTGCCAGAAAACCTCCTCAAGTGCTTTGGCGAGCAGACTAAAAACCAGCCCCGTCACGAATATCAGCTGGGTTTTACTCTGATTTGGAAGAATG TACCGAAGACTCAGATGAAGTTCAGCGTCCAAACAATGTGTCCCATCGAAGGAGAAGGGAACATTGCACGTTTTTTGTTCTCTCTGTTTGGCCAGAAGCAGAATGCTGTAAATTTGACCCTCATAGATAGCTGGGTAGATATAGCTATCTTTCAGCTGAAAGAGGGAAGCAGTAAAGAAAAAGCTGCTGTGTTCCGCTCCATGAACTCTGCTCTTGGGAAGAGCCCCTGGCTTGTTGGGAATGAACTCACTGTGGCAGATGTTGTGTTATGGTCTGTGCTCCAGCAGACGGGAAGCTGCAATGTGACAGTGCCAGCCAATGTGCAGAAGTGGATGAGGGCATGTGAGAACCTGGCCCCTTTCAACACTGCCCTCAAGCTCCTTAAGTGA
- the AIMP2 gene encoding aminoacyl tRNA synthase complex-interacting multifunctional protein 2 isoform X1 encodes MPMYQVKPYHGGSASLRVELPTCMYRLPNVHGRTGSPAPDAGHVQEESDPSLQALESRQDDILKRLYELKAAVDGLSKMIQTPDADVDVTNIIQADEPAAFSTGTLDLNSVLGKDYGALKDIVINANPASPPLSLLVLHRLLCDHYRVLSTVHTHSAVKSVPENLLKCFGEQTKNQPRHEYQLGFTLIWKNVPKTQMKFSVQTMCPIEGEGNIARFLFSLFGQKQNAVNLTLIDSWVDIAIFQLKEGSSKEKAAVFRSMNSALGKSPWLVGNELTVADVVLWSVLQQTGSCNVTVPANVQKWMRACENLAPFNTALKLLK; translated from the exons ATGCCAATGTACCAGGTAAAGCCCTATCATGGGGGCAGCGCATCACTCCGTGTAGAGCTTCCCACCTGCATGTACCGGCTCCCCAACGTGCACGGCAGGACAGGCAGCCCCGCGCCGGACGCAGGCCACGTGCAG GAAGAGTCTGACCCATCTCTCCAAGCTCTCGAGTCCCGCCAAGATGATATCTTAAAACGTCTGTACGAATTGAAAGCTGCAGTTGATGGCCTCTCCAAGATGATTCAGACACCAGATGCAGATGTGGATGTAACCAACATAATCCAGGCTGATGAGCCTGCTGCTTTCTCGACCGGCACATTGGATTTAAATTCGGTGCTCGGAAAG GATTACGGGGCTCTGAAAGACATCGTGATCAATGCAaaccccgcctcccctcccctgtccctgctcGTGCTGCACAGGCTGCTGTGTGACCACTACAGGGTCCTGTCCACCGTCCACACACACTCTGCAGTCAAAAGCGTGCCAGAAAACCTCCTCAAGTGCTTTGGCGAGCAGACTAAAAACCAGCCCCGTCACGAATATCAGCTGGGTTTTACTCTGATTTGGAAGAATG TACCGAAGACTCAGATGAAGTTCAGCGTCCAAACAATGTGTCCCATCGAAGGAGAAGGGAACATTGCACGTTTTTTGTTCTCTCTGTTTGGCCAGAAGCAGAATGCTGTAAATTTGACCCTCATAGATAGCTGGGTAGATATAGCTATCTTTCAGCTGAAAGAGGGAAGCAGTAAAGAAAAAGCTGCTGTGTTCCGCTCCATGAACTCTGCTCTTGGGAAGAGCCCCTGGCTTGTTGGGAATGAACTCACTGTGGCAGATGTTGTGTTATGGTCTGTGCTCCAGCAGACGGGAAGCTGCAATGTGACAGTGCCAGCCAATGTGCAGAAGTGGATGAGGGCATGTGAGAACCTGGCCCCTTTCAACACTGCCCTCAAGCTCCTTAAGTGA
- the AIMP2 gene encoding aminoacyl tRNA synthase complex-interacting multifunctional protein 2 isoform X2, protein MPMYQEESDPSLQALESRQDDILKRLYELKAAVDGLSKMIQTPDADVDVTNIIQADEPAAFSTGTLDLNSVLGKDYGALKDIVINANPASPPLSLLVLHRLLCDHYRVLSTVHTHSAVKSVPENLLKCFGEQTKNQPRHEYQLGFTLIWKNVPKTQMKFSVQTMCPIEGEGNIARFLFSLFGQKQNAVNLTLIDSWVDIAIFQLKEGSSKEKAAVFRSMNSALGKSPWLVGNELTVADVVLWSVLQQTGSCNVTVPANVQKWMRACENLAPFNTALKLLK, encoded by the exons ATGCCAATGTACCAG GAAGAGTCTGACCCATCTCTCCAAGCTCTCGAGTCCCGCCAAGATGATATCTTAAAACGTCTGTACGAATTGAAAGCTGCAGTTGATGGCCTCTCCAAGATGATTCAGACACCAGATGCAGATGTGGATGTAACCAACATAATCCAGGCTGATGAGCCTGCTGCTTTCTCGACCGGCACATTGGATTTAAATTCGGTGCTCGGAAAG GATTACGGGGCTCTGAAAGACATCGTGATCAATGCAaaccccgcctcccctcccctgtccctgctcGTGCTGCACAGGCTGCTGTGTGACCACTACAGGGTCCTGTCCACCGTCCACACACACTCTGCAGTCAAAAGCGTGCCAGAAAACCTCCTCAAGTGCTTTGGCGAGCAGACTAAAAACCAGCCCCGTCACGAATATCAGCTGGGTTTTACTCTGATTTGGAAGAATG TACCGAAGACTCAGATGAAGTTCAGCGTCCAAACAATGTGTCCCATCGAAGGAGAAGGGAACATTGCACGTTTTTTGTTCTCTCTGTTTGGCCAGAAGCAGAATGCTGTAAATTTGACCCTCATAGATAGCTGGGTAGATATAGCTATCTTTCAGCTGAAAGAGGGAAGCAGTAAAGAAAAAGCTGCTGTGTTCCGCTCCATGAACTCTGCTCTTGGGAAGAGCCCCTGGCTTGTTGGGAATGAACTCACTGTGGCAGATGTTGTGTTATGGTCTGTGCTCCAGCAGACGGGAAGCTGCAATGTGACAGTGCCAGCCAATGTGCAGAAGTGGATGAGGGCATGTGAGAACCTGGCCCCTTTCAACACTGCCCTCAAGCTCCTTAAGTGA
- the EIF2AK1 gene encoding eukaryotic translation initiation factor 2-alpha kinase 1 — MLGGSSGAREREAEGDGAEAVPAPPAIEFPADGSDPKYDESDVPAELQVLKGPLQQPTFPFAVANQLLLVSLLEHLSHVHEPNPLRSRQVFKLLCQTFIKMGLLSSFTCSDEFSSLRLHHNRAITHLMRSAKERVRQDPCEDNSHTQKIRSREIAFEAQTSRYLNEFEELAVLGKGGYGRVYKVRNKLDGQYYAIKKILINGATKTDCMKVLREVKVLAGLQHPNIVGYHTAWIEHVHVTHAQDRISIQLPSLEVISDEEGDRNQHVKNDESNSSSIIFAEFTSGKDKSLGKSGIENRNNRLVNYSTSLIPRDTSEFESPSFLQRNGLADLPSSSIIEHQLPLRHHSDLEENFTSTGESSENLSLLGQTEVQYHLMLHIQMQLCELSLWDWIVERNQRGRQYVDESACPYVMASVATKIFQELVEGVFYIHNMGIVHRDLKPRNIFLHGPDQQVKIGDFGLACTDIIQKNTDWIGRDGKRPPTHTSRVGTCLYASPEQLEGSDYDAKSDMYSLGVILLELFQPFGTEMERVHILTGLRSGQIPDSLSKRCPVQAKYIQHLTRRNASQRPSALQLLQSELFQNSGNVNLTLQMKILEQEKEIEELKKQLSLLSQDKGAKDDMKDGTVPVLP; from the exons aatctgATGTCCCAGCAGAACTCCAAGTATTAAAAGGACCCCTACAACAGCCGACTTTCCCTTTTGCAGTTGCAAACCAACTCTTGCTCGTCTCTTTGCTGGAGCACTTGAGCCATGTGCATGAACCAAACCCGCTCCGTTCAAGACAGGTGTTTAAAT TGCTTTGCCAGACCTTTATCAAAATGGGGCTGCTGTCTTCTTTCACCTGTAGTGATGAGTTTAGCTCATTGAGGCTACATCACAACAGAGCTATTACTCATTTAATGAGATCTGCTAAAGAGAGAGTTCGTCAG GATCCTTGTGAAGATAATTCTCATACCCAGAAGATCAG ATCAAGGGAAATAGCCTTTGAAGCACAGACTTCACGTTACCTAAATGAATTTGAAGAGCTTGCTGTCTTAGGCAAAGGTGGATACGGAAGAGTGTACAAG GTCAGGAATAAATTAGATGGTCAGtattatgcaattaaaaaaatcctgattaaTGGTGCAACTAAAACAGATTGTATGaag GTACTACGGGAAGTGAAGGTGCTGGCAGGCCTTCAGCATCCTAACATAGTAGGCTATCACACTGCTTGGATAGAACATGTTCACGTGACCCATGCACAAG ATCGAATTTCTATTCAGCTGCCATCTCTGGAAGTGATCTCTGACGAGGAGGGTGACAG AAATCAACAtgttaaaaatgatgaaagtaaCAGCTCATCCATTATCTTCGCCGAGTTCACCTCAGGAAAAGACAAATCCTTAGGAAAATCTGGCATTGAAAATCGGAATAATAGATTGGTGAACTACAGCACCAGTTTAATCCCCAGAGACACCAGTGAATTTGAATCACCCagttttctccaaagaaatggtTTGGCTGATTTGCCTTCCAGCTCAATTATTGAACATCAGCTGCCACTTAGGCATCATTCCGACTTAGAAGAGAATTTCACATCCACTGGGGAATCTTCTGAAAACTTAAGTTTGTTGGGGCAGACAGAG GTGCAGTACCACTTGATGCTGCACATCCAGATGCAGCTGTGTGAGCTCTCCCTGTGGGACTGGATAGTGGAGAGAAACCAGCGGGGTCGGCAGTATGTGGACGAATCTGCAT gtCCTTATGTCATGGCCAGTGTTGCAACAAAGATTTTTCAAGAACTGGTGGAAGGTGTATTTTACATACATAACATGGGAATCGTACACAGAGATCTGAAG ccaagaaatatttttcttcatggccCTGATCAGCAAGTAAAAATAGGAGACTTTGGTCTGGCCTGCACAGACATCATTCAAAAGAACACAGACTGGATCGGTAGAGATGGGAAGA GGCCACCCACACACACTTCCAGAGTGGGTACTTGTCTATACGCTTCACCTGAGCAGTTGGAAGGATCCGACTATGACGCCAAG TCAGATATGTACAGCTTGGGTGTGATCCTGCTAGAGCTCTTTCAGCCATTTGGAACAGAAATGGAGCGAGTACACATTTTAACAGGTTTAAGAAGTGGTCAGATACCTGACTCCCTCAGTAAGAGGTGTCCCGTGCAAGCCAAGTACATCCAGCACTTAACTAGAAGGAATGCATCTCAGAGACCATCTGCTCTTCAGCTGCTGCAAAGTGAACTTTTCCAAAATTCTGGAAAT GTTAACCTCACCCTACAGATGAAAATActagagcaagaaaaagaaatcgaAGAACTAAAGAAGCAGCTGAGTCTCCTTTCTCAGGACAAAGGGGCCAAGGATGATATGAAGGATGGGACTGTGCCCGTCCTGCCTTAA
- the ANKRD61 gene encoding ankyrin repeat domain-containing protein 61 isoform X1 has translation MGNITRRGSRELAAEGTKPPEEGPPAALHTRLYEAIMREDRSAIQALLRSHPVNQPMTILANSISYRVLLNQQTQSIIPIHLAVEFCKAQSLLCLLEHGADPEVRDTRGLTTLHLMLLHWPIISTIRTKPGNRIQRILTDIQNNAMMCLRILCEHGAQVNAQVDNSNKHSPLHLAITYGTYPVLSILVQNGAYVNAINESSMTPLHMAANILNKEMMEMLIACGANVNCAISSTGNTALKLAVCTASSKAGRLLAAGVSCIRLLLIHGAKVNARDHKGQTAIHEACFGGREAIINLLLEFEANVNILTRNGESPIYMYLQRSSNIRDTGLLAKLFYRSYPLRLTNNQGILPAGIMLPEFHLLRENLIKLSQKPLSLEDICKRNIRNIYGEKYKQHLKQLLPVQIWNSLYGYYDLAYLLI, from the exons ATGGGAAACATAACcaggagaggcagcagggagcTGGCTGCAGAGGGCACCAAGCCCCCAGAAGAAGGCCCACCTGCGGCACTCCACACCAGGCTCTATGAGGCCATCATGAGGGAGGACCGCTCGGCAATCCAGGCGCTCCTGAGGAGCCACCCAGTCAACCAGCCTATGACCATCCTGGCCAACTCCATCAGCTACCGAGTACTTCTGAACCAG CAGACACAGTCCATCATCCCCATTCATCTGGCTGTCGAATTCTGCAAGGCACAAAGTTTGCTTTGTTTGTTAGAACATGGGGCTGACCCAGAAGTAAG GGACACAAGAGGCCTCACCACACTTCACCTGATGTTACTGCACTGGCCAATCATTTCTACCATACGGACAAAACCGGGGAACAGAATCCAAAGGATCCTGACAGACATTCAGAATAATGCTATGATGTGTCTCCGCATTTTGTGTGAACACGGAGCTCAAGTCAACGCTCAAGTAGACAATAGCAACAAACATTCACCCCTTCACCTGGCCATAACCTATGGGACCTATCCAGTTCTCTCTATTTTAGTCCAAAATGGTGCCTACGTCAATGCCATTAACGAATCCAGCATGACACCCCTTCACATGGCTGCCAACATCCTGAATAAGGAGATGATGGAAATGCTGATAGCCTGTGGCGCAAACGTTAACTGTGCCATCTCCTCCACAGGGAATACAGCCCTCAAGCTGGCAGTGTGCACCGCATCCAGCAAAGCCGGCCGACTGCTGGCAGCAGGGGTGAGCTGCATCCGTTTGCTGCTAATTCATGGAGCCAAAGTAAATGCCCGGGACCATAAAGGTCAAACAGCTATCCATGAGGCATGTTTTGGAGGCAGAGAGGCAATAATCAATCTCCTGCTTGAATTTGAAGCAAACGTTAACATATTAACAAGAAATGGGGAGTCTCCGATATACATGTACCTCCAGCGAAGTTCCAACATCAGGGACACAGGGCTTCTCGCCAAGCTATTTTACCGCTCTTATCCTTTAAGACTAACCAATAACCAAGGGATTCTACCTGCAGGAATCATGCTGCCAGAATTCCACCTCTTAAGGGAAAACCTAATAAAGTTATCTCAAAAACCCTTATCCCTAGAGGACATCTGTAAAAGAAACATCAGAAATATTTACGGTGAGAAATACAAACAACACTTAAAGCAACTTCTCCCAGTGCAGATCTGGAACTCACTATATGGTTATTATGACTTAGCTTACCTCTTGATATAG